TTTTATGTGGTAGCTTGGAACCCAAACTGTTATGCTATTTTTAGTTTAAAAAAACAGAGCTTAAATTTGCGTTTCCAGGCTACTGTAGTGTTGTGGTTTCTTGCAGGTAACCTGCTGTTCCTGGCTgtggtcagccattttggggCAAAGCTGCACCGGCCCAAGCTCATCGCTGTGGGCTGTTTCCTCATGGCCGTAGGATCATTCCTCACAGGCCTGCCACACTTCTTCATGGGACGGTAAAACAATTGAAATACTGGTTAAACTATACTTGTAGAGATACTCCTATACGGTTGATAGTTTCACTTTAGAAATGAAGAAATGCATGCAGTTGTTGACTCAACTCGGTTAACTTAGAACTAAAGTCTTGCGTAACTGGTCAGCTGCTTGATTATGTTATGGGGCTATACATGTTAACAGACGGGATTAAGAGATGCTATAAGAAGGAGCGAAATCGGAATGAGGAGCTCCACCTTCTCTCTTTACAAGTTACGGGCAAGTCcatgggccaaatgtcccctcccctttCGAAATTCGAAATCTGCTAACACACAAAATAACCagtaacaaaaaaaacaacacagaaactactgctgCTCGTTAGCCTACGCATCCCATTCCTTCCTGGCAGATTCTACATAATCAGTTGTGTTTTACGTAGATCTGTCCACGAAAGATTAGTTGTTGATCAGTGTCTCATCTCAACGAATCATATCTTTGTTACACTTAAACTTGAATCCTTATTCATCATAAGGCCTGCAGAACATGACATGACGACTAACTGGTCTGTCTCTTCTACAGCTACACATTTGACACAGTCATCCAAGGCTCAATGAATGACAGTGTCAGTATAACTCCATGTCCGGACCTTCTAAAGCAGACAGACATCCCTGAGATCCAGAGGGAGACATCTTCGGACATCAACACAGGTACCAATCACAGAGAAACAGCTTCACCTGTCTCTACCACTATAATTTTACCTTCCTGCAGTAGTCTCGCTTGGCCTGACTTGTCAAAGGCTGAACTAGCATGAGACTTTACTTACAATACTATTTCTGCAGGCCCTACAGAGACGCCTATTGGCTTCATAGGGTACCATGGAGCCGCGTACAAGTTGTACATACATCGTCCCTGATAAAGGAGGTATACTGTGtacctgtgtgtctctgtatgaTTCCCTCTGTAGACTGTGTGAGGGACTCCAGCTCCCACATGTGGATCTATGTGTTTCTGGGGAACGCTGTGAGGGGGATAGGAGAGACCCCCGTCACCCCACTAGGCATCTCCTACATCGACGACTTCGCTAAAGCTGAAAACTCTGCTTTTTACATTGGTGAGTGAATTCCACTCACAGCAGAGATgaagccactgtgtgtgtgtgtgtgtgtgtgtgtgtgtgtgtgtgtgtgtgtgtgtgtgtgtgtgtgtgtgtgtgtgtgtgtgtggtttgttaaCCGTACAATGAGTGTGTGTCATGTATTGTAAATATGTCATGACTAGGTTTTgtatttattgaaagttccaggaattttgcaaccctagtcatgACATATGTACAGTAACTTAGTAGATTGTGCTGTAGGCCTAACTGTGTGTTTTATGATTGACAGCATGTCTACAGACCATCACACTGCTAGGTCCCATGTTTGGTTTCCTGCTGGGGTCGTTGTGTGCCAGTCTCTATGTAGACATTGGATATGTCGATCTGGGTAAGAGAATCACATAATGTACACATTATTGTGTTAGGGTCCTTTCTACTAAGCAATGTATATTCATTTTGGATCCAAATGAATTCAAAACCACTCAAAAATACTCAAATAATTCCCTTTACGTTATTTGTATTCTCAGTATAGAACGTGTATCAGTGCTAATGATAGAGATGTCTCTCACATCTTCCAGAGACTGTGACCATCACTCCCAAGGATGCCCGCTGGGTGGGGGCCTGGTGGCTGGGTTTCCTGGTCTCCTCGGTCATCATGCTCCTGTCAGGCATCCCCTTCTGGTTTCTGCCCCGCTCGCTGCcaaagcagggagaggagagcaaGCTGCCCCCTAGCACCCCTACTCAGGATGGGACAGAGAACAGCGACGCCACCTCACATCAGGCCATGACGCTGGCTGAAATTGCAAAAGGTAGTCAGACTTTCATTGGCGATTTACAGATAGCTTATGAATAGAGCCCAAAGTTTTCTCAGTCACTCAGGTCATGTGAACAAGAAAAATGCCTGGCCCTATTTATGATGTACAGGAAGTTGAATCCTGTGCCTGTCTTTTATGATGGACATTTATATTCCAATACAGGAACCATACATTATATACAGGACCCTCTAACAGTAAATAATAAAGACTCGAAGCATTCACATAACCCAAACCAGAACAAGTAACTGTGTTGTATGTTTTTCTCGTATATCTTCAGGTTTCATACCGTCACTGAAGAAGCTGCTGAGCACACCAGCGTACTTTCTGCTTCTATGTGGCAGCCTCCTGAAGTTCAACTCCTTCATTGGCCTGCTCACGTTCAAAGCCAAGTACATGGAACAGCAGTTTGGCCAATCAGCAGCCAGAGCCAACTTCCTCATTGGTTAGATACTGTAGCTACATGTTTCTCAATCAGCTACCGTCTTTATAAATCAACTATGGCCCCTCCGTCACGTTTTTTTCTGCTTTGTTTTCATTGTAAAGTCAAACTCTATTGGTTGGATTGGACCTGAGGTTTGGGTCAGAGACAGCGAGACAagggctgcgtttagacaggcagcccaaattatgatatttttccactaattggtcttttgaccaatcacatcagatattttcacaTCCACTCTTTTTCAGatttgatctgattggtcaaaagaccaattactcAAAAAAAAGATCTGAATTGGGCTGTCTGTCTAAACATAGCCATAGAAACCTGGACATGCTCCAACTGAAATGTTCCCTCCTGTCAGCATTGATGTTGAATGGCattaaataaatagaaaatgTTCTCTCTTGTCCCCTGTAGGTTTGTTGAAGCTGAGTAGAAATGAAACTCCAGTACACTGGTGATCTAATGCATctttagatgcagtatatatatttttctggtAACACTATAGATGTGTGAGTATTACTTTTCCAGGTGTGTTGAATCTGCCTGTGGTTGCCGTGGGGATATTCCTGGGCGGTCTACTGATGAAGAGGTATAAACTTGGCGTTGTGTCTGGAGCCCAGCTGTCTTTCGTCACCTCCTTCATGgcctacctcctcctccttctgcaGTTTGGCACTAAGTGTGACAACGTTCAGGTGGCTGGGCTGACCGTGTCCTACAATGGGTAAATATGAcatctgattggttggttggttggtaggttGATTCATTCATTCAATCATTGAGTTCATTCAtttatataaaaacaaaaaaggTTTTGATCAATGGAATATGAGGGAGAGTGAGAGCAAAACACACATGGGCTTGTGCCGGGGCTCCCTCTTGTGGGAATATACAGTATGGTTGTTACTGAGCCAGGATCCCTGGCTGTTTTGTCACTGTGCCTATGTCATTGATAGTTCAGCAACAATTATTTAAACATCATTATGATTGGCAGCCattttctctgtcccccaggACCCCTGGTGTGGTGTACAACGGCAACCTGTGGTCAGAGTGTAACAGAGACTGCTCCTGCTTGGCTGGGGAGTGGGATCCTGTGTGTTCAGACAACGGCATCACGTACACCTCCCCCTGCCTCGCAGGCTGCTCCAGCTCTACAGGATACGGCAAGAACACGGTACAAATACTATTaatgtactgagtgtacaaaaccttcatagggatgctggcccatgttgactccaatgcttcccacagttgggtcAAGTTGGCTGTATGTCCCTTGTCTTgatgcacacaggaaactgttgagcgtaaaaaacccagcagtgtgTCAGTTCTTGACAAAAACTGGTGCccatggcacctactaccataccccgttgaaaggcacttaaatatgttgtcttgtccattcaccctctgaatggcacacatacgcaatcaatgtctcaattgtctcaaggcttacaataatttttttaacctgtctcttcctcttcatctacactgattaaagtggatttaacaatgaCATCCATaaaggattatagctttcacctggattcacatggtcagtatatgttatggaaagagtatgtttaatgttttgtacactcagtgtaactcATTGGCATTGAAAAAAGTTATTTTCAACAATTACCTTGGGCCTTGTTGGGGCCTTATCTCCCACCCGGGACGAAGAGGACTAAGTAAGTAATTGCTGATTGGCAATCAAGTATTATTTTGATGTATGGAAAAAAAGATGTTATTCAATTCCCATGTAGAGAAGGTTCTGTCTGGTAGTTGTTCAATATGACATCAACACAAACACAGGATATGGGGTATTACATCATTACATACTAGGCCCTACTGCCCTGAGACAAGGCTGTAGACTCCTGTGGCTTTGACAGTCGTGTCAAAGAGCAAATACTTTACCAGATCAGATCAGTGGAAGTCCCTCaggataaccctaacccttagacATGGGTTTGGTGAGTctacagcacaggaggttggtggcaccttaattgaggaggacgggctcctggtaatggctggaacggaattccattccattcgctccgttcaatacattgttatgagccgtcctcccctcagctgcCTCCTTTAGTTTACAGCCATGTTGTGTCTATTGTTTGAACTACAAGGTGTAAATAATTGACAGTGTGTGCTCTTATCTCTACTGAACTATGTTGACACTGTGAAATAGTAGAAAAGTATGTGATAGGTGCACTCTCATAATTGCAATAAGAGTACAACGTCAGTCATCATCTAACTGCGAAATGATCAGCAAACTGTAAAGATAAAAAAAATAGGTTACAAAATAGTGAAAAAAaacagctatatactgtatatatagagagagagattatagaCCATAACAGAGAAACTATAACTACTGTATTTGTTGTTGTTCTACAAGGTATTCCACAACTGTAGCTGTGTGTTGTCCTCCTCTGCACCAGAGGGCAGTATGTCAGTAATATTAGGCCAGTGTCCTCGCAGCAGAGAGTGCAGCCGCAGCTTCACATCCTACATGGCTGTGTCCGTACTCAGCTCCTTTATCAACTCCCTTGGGACCACGCCTGGATACATGGTCATCATACGGTCAGTCGCCATGTTCCAATACTTGTGTGACCAACCGGGGTTGGAACCTGGGACACCTGGTGCCACAAAACTGTGTTAGACTGTGTTAGACTGTGTATgactgtgtatgtgatgtgtgtttGTAGGTGCATCAAGCCCGAGCTAAAATCCCTGGCGTTAGGTATCCAAACTTTGGTGATGAGAACCCTAGGTAAGTCTCAATTTTCTCTGTTGTACGTAAAGACCCCTTGATATCATAGAGGTCCTTAATACAGCGTACTGAACTCTGATCTCTTTGTAGGGGGTATTCCAGCACCAGTGTACTTCGGGGCTTTGATTGACTCAACATGTTTGAGGTGGGGGATCAAGAAATGTGGGGGCAGAGGTGCCTGTCGAATGTATGACTCTGATATGTACAGGTAAGTTCATTGTGTGTGTGGGCTCGTGccaatgtgtgcgtgtgtctgtgtgtgtgtgcatactctGAGGTGTGTTTGAATATGAATGAGcagcagtgttgtgatgtgtcctATCCCGTCCTTGCAGGGTGATCTTCCTTGGCCTCATCACATGTCTCAGTGGCTCCTCCTACTTTTTCATCATCgcagtcattgtcctgctgaggATACAGTTTAGGAGGGAGGGGGACACCACCACGGGACAGCCCCCACACTCATCGCTAGAGATCGAACTTCAGACTCCCCCCAAAACCACTGAACCCCTCAACACACCGAAAGAAATTGAGGTGCACACCCctaaagagggagaaagagagggagagccgGAACAGGATAACTCCCCCCAAACTCAAAaagacacagaggaggaggaactATCCAACAcccagggagagagaacgagtgaCCTCAGTCGAACTCGCAGCcagaaggaggaggtggaagagatGTTTGATAGAAGAGAGGAGGTTACTCCAGATGCCATCCCTCCTGCTTCTGGGAGCAAGGAAGAAGAGAAACCTTCTGATCAGGCGAACGagcaggcagagggagaggtcATAGTGATTCACacccacagagagaaagacaacccaCACAACCTCTTGGCTGAGATGAACCAcacagaggtagaggcagagggccTTCAGGGCTAGTCAGTCAGCCTGCCTGCTCTGATCCTCAATTCAAGTGTATTTAAACTCATGTTCATTAAAGATTTGTACTCAAGAATTGAAATGTGCAATTTACTTAAAATTATACTTTTTCACTGTCTGCAACCCTCAAGAAGCAGGGTGAGTCTGGATCTCCCTTTTACTGGGCAAACAACTTGCATATCGTCATAGACTAGGCTGAAACGTTAACCTTGCTTGAATAAAACAATGCATTTTGATTAAAGTTTTTGGTTACACCTCAACGTTGGTTGAGCGCCCTCCATTTTTTGGTCAAATAATTctgtaataaataaaaatgtaataagtaaATTATTAAAAGCATTAAAATCGCAATTGGGATGTTTCCCACTTatttacacaacctactccacactTGCAAAGTACAAGTTTATAGACATTTTCTGAAATGAATTAAGTAGTAAACAGAAGAAAAGCAGAATTGAAGCCAATTATAATGCAAATAATTTAATGGTCTATGGATCAATTCCACTTCTGAAAGTCTGATGAATAATTAATATTGTTCCTCCTCTTCCTTGTggcaggagcagcagcagcagcacactgCCCACCAAAGcctgcaaaaaaataaaataataataaaataaaaaatagccgGACTGCGTCTTTCCTTGCTCTGCATGGAAAATCCAGGATCACATCCTTGGTGACATCCGGGGTGACCACATCAACAGAAAGGGAAAAAAGAGGGACAGAATGTAAACAAATGCAAACTGTAGGTTCTAAACTCTGGTCAGTTGAAAGGTTCTACCAAGATGTCATGACAAACGGCACCTGTCAGAGTGCTCTCTATAAGTGTTACTCACCTGCTTGGATGTCAGCTGGCAGAGTGGCGAAGACAGCCATCATGAGAGTCTTTTCTTCAGGTGTGACGTCCACAACCTCCAAGAGGGAAGAGATGGGCTCTGCCTCTGTGTTAGGGGTGATGTCCACAAGCTCCAGGTAGGAAAAAGACGGGTCTGCCTCTGTGTTAGGGGCAATGTCCACAACCTTTAGGTGCGAACAAGCCATGTCTGCCTCTGTGTTAGGGGGGGATTACCACAACCTCCAGGTAGGAAGAGACGGGTTCTGCCTCTGTGTTAGGGGCAATGTCCACAACCTCCAGGTGGGAAGAAGCTGGGTATGCCTCTGTTTTAGGGGGAATGTCCACAACCTCCAGGTGGGAAGAAGCCGGGTCTCTATCAGTGCTACTCACCTGCTTGGATGTCAGCTGGTAGTGTGGCGGAGACGTCCACCGCGAGGACAGGGGGGACTGGTAGGGTGGCTGCAGCAGGCTGCACCTTGTCCGCCACAAAGGCACAGACAGAGCTCATTAAAAAAGGCAGTGCGTGGAGAAGGACTGACTGATTCTCCCGAGGATCGACCGCACAGAGTCAAAAGCAGCAGCCCGGGAGAAAGGGATTTGAGAGGAAGGGGCCTTCAACATGGTGGAGAGCTTCTCCCCTCTGACCGCCACTGTGCACACGGCCATCCTGTTTAGGAGGATAGGGTTGTAATGTCTCTCTACGAGAGATGggtgtaggagtcaggcgcaggagagaagATAATTCCAATAACCAGAGTTTAATAACGTCCATCAAAAAACCATACAGGCACCGGACTAAAAATACATAGTCCAACAATGATCAAAAGAACGAAATCCCAATGACATAACCTGAACGAAAAAAttatgaacaaaaacaacatttcccaAACACAACAGGGAAACGAAATTAAACCCGCACGAC
The DNA window shown above is from Salmo trutta chromosome 8, fSalTru1.1, whole genome shotgun sequence and carries:
- the slco1e1 gene encoding solute carrier organic anion transporter family member 1C1, whose amino-acid sequence is MGDPAEDRGKLTSQQELCVSDKQATKRPCCSTLKLFIVALSFAYFSKALSGTYMKSAITQIERRFDLSSSLIGLIDGSFEMGNLLFLAVVSHFGAKLHRPKLIAVGCFLMAVGSFLTGLPHFFMGRYTFDTVIQGSMNDSVSITPCPDLLKQTDIPEIQRETSSDINTDCVRDSSSHMWIYVFLGNAVRGIGETPVTPLGISYIDDFAKAENSAFYIACLQTITLLGPMFGFLLGSLCASLYVDIGYVDLETVTITPKDARWVGAWWLGFLVSSVIMLLSGIPFWFLPRSLPKQGEESKLPPSTPTQDGTENSDATSHQAMTLAEIAKGFIPSLKKLLSTPAYFLLLCGSLLKFNSFIGLLTFKAKYMEQQFGQSAARANFLIGVLNLPVVAVGIFLGGLLMKRYKLGVVSGAQLSFVTSFMAYLLLLLQFGTKCDNVQVAGLTVSYNGTPGVVYNGNLWSECNRDCSCLAGEWDPVCSDNGITYTSPCLAGCSSSTGYGKNTVFHNCSCVLSSSAPEGSMSVILGQCPRSRECSRSFTSYMAVSVLSSFINSLGTTPGYMVIIRCIKPELKSLALGIQTLVMRTLGGIPAPVYFGALIDSTCLRWGIKKCGGRGACRMYDSDMYRVIFLGLITCLSGSSYFFIIAVIVLLRIQFRREGDTTTGQPPHSSLEIELQTPPKTTEPLNTPKEIEVHTPKEGEREGEPEQDNSPQTQKDTEEEELSNTQGERTSDLSRTRSQKEEVEEMFDRREEVTPDAIPPASGSKEEEKPSDQANEQAEGEVIVIHTHREKDNPHNLLAEMNHTEVEAEGLQG